CCACGCCGATGGCGTGTTTGACGCCGATATAGGCGGCGAACTCTAGTTCGAACGTCTTGACCTCGTTTCCCAGAACATAAATACCGCCGTCCAGCACGCGTCTTATGGCCGCATCGATTTCCGTTCGGTACGCCTGATATTGTGCCTTTGGGAAGCTGGCGAATATCATTCCTCTACAGTGACCTTTGGCACAAAGTTGATCCACTTGCCCCCGGCTGCCTTGTAGCCCTGCTCCTTTTCCATAATTTCCCTGCTGTGGTTCCAGGCAAACAACACTGCATATTCAGGATAGTCGGCGACAAAGTCCTCATAAGGCTTGATTGGCACATGGGTTCCCGGAGAATACTTTCCCTGTTTGGTGGGGGTGGTATCCGAAATATAGGAAATGTGATCGGGGGTTATGCCGCAGTAATTCATCACCGTGGTGCTTTTCGATGTGGCACCATATCCGGCAACCTTCGCGCCTTTTGTACGCAGGTCTTCAAGTACGGTCATCAACTGCTGCCGCGAAGCCTCACAATTTTCACGAAATCGCTCGAAGGTCTCGGCCCGGCCCAACCCCAATTGCGTTTCCCTGGCAATCCGTTCGGCGACCGCCTTACCTGGCTGTTTGGCTCCCTTTTTGGCCAGGGTATAGCGCATGGATCCCCCGTGGGTGACTTGTGGTTCCACATCGACCAGCTCGAAGTCATGACGACCGAAGGCATTGACCACAGACAGGGCACAGAAAACGAATACATGCTCGTCGTAAATCTGATCATAAGAAGTTTTCTCGACCACGTCGCCAAGGTATGGGTCTTCGAACACCATAACCCCGCCCGGCTTCAATAGAGTGTGCGCCGCCATGGCGACGCCGTTTAAATCCGGGATATGACACATCACATTGGCCGCCAGCAAAACGTCTGCCTGACCATATTCACCGACGATTTTTTTGGCGAGCGTTTCGCCGAAAAACTCGCAAATCGTGTTGACGCCTTCGGCTTGGGCCACCTCGGCAACGTTTCGAGAGGGCTCGATGCCAAGATGGGCGATATTCTGGGCGGCAAAATTCCGCAACATGATGCCGTCGTTACTGCCCAGTTCCACCACGAAAGGATTCGCGGCCCCCGAGAGGTGACGGTCTTGAATTGAGGTTGCAAACTCACGGAAATGAACCTGCATGTATTTAGAGGTGCCGGAAAAGAAGGCATAATTTTCATGAAACATCCTGGCCGGGTCAGGTTGTTCAATAATCTGCACCATGGAACAATTTGCGCAGATGGCCGGAGCCAGTTCGAAAAAATACTCTTCGGAAAACCCGTCAGAAGTCAGAAATCCATTGGCAATGGGCATTTTTCCAAAGCTCATGAAAGGCTTGATGACCGATCCACATATCCGACATTGTGACATTGTTAGCGTTCCCGCGGTAAACTCTAGAGAAGCAGCGGCCTGATTGACGAAAGGGAGGACATTTCCAGCCGTAAAAATGCCGCTGACATATGCCGCAAAAGCCAATTGTTTTCAAGCTATTCCTCTTGTCTTTCGAGAGACGCCATATAGAATTCCAATCTAATACGACAATCTGTCAGGAAAGAGGCACCATGAAGGTCGAAGATACGGCGATTGCAGACGTCAAAATCGTTCATCTGACCCCATTCCCCGATACAAGGGGGATGTTCGTTGAGACTTTTGATACGTTGGCGATTTCTAACCTTGGTCTGGATGCTTCATTCGTCCAGGACGCAACTTCCGTTTCGAATTTAAAAGGCACTTTTCGGGGGCTCCATTTTCAGTGGCCTCCACACGCGCAGGCAACCCTAGTGCGGGTAGTGTGCGGGCGAATTTTTGATGTCGCCGTGGACATCAGAGAAAGTTCACCCACCTATGGAAAGTCCCTGAGCGTTATCCTGGACGCCGATGACTGGCGCATGCTTTATCTTCCCAGGGGACTCGCGCACGGGTTTTGCACCCTTGAGGACAATTGCCACGTTGCCTATAAACTTGGGGATCATTATGCGCCGGGCCATGTCGGTGGAGTTCAACTTGACGACCCAGATTTGAAAATCGACTGGCCAATAGAGCCGGCAACCGGAATTATTTCCGACAAGGACCGCGCCAATCCCCGGCTCAAGGATCTGGCGACGATATTTAAATAAGATAAGGGATTTTTGACAGATGCGAATCTTGATTACCGGCGGGGCGGGCTTCATCGGATCGGCGCTTGTACGCTTTTTGCTCGCCGATGAATCCAATGAAGTGATAAACATCGACAAACTGACTTATGCCGCCAATCTTGAGAGCCTCAATACCGTTGAGAACAATCCGGCCTATCATTTTATTCAGGGCGATGTCTGTGACAGAGCTGCACTGAAGAACATCTTTTCCCAATACGCCCCCGATACGGTAATGCATCTGGCCGCTGAATCCCATGTCGACCGATCCATTGAAGGGCCGGATGATTTCATCCAGACCAATATCGTCGGAACTTTCCAAATTCTGGAAACGGCGCGTGACTATTGGATGGGACTTAAGGGAAGCAGGCACGATGAATTCCGTCTCCACCATATCTCAACTGATGAAGTCTTCGGAAGTCTGGACAAGGACGATCCGCCCTTCAGGGTCGATCATCCCTATGACCCACATTCCCCTTATTCAGCATCCAAGGCCGCCTCTGACCATTTGGTGCGCTCGTGGCACCATACCTATGGCCTGCCAGTTATTTTGAGCAATTGTTCCAATAATTACGGCCCTTATCAATTTACCGAGAAACTGATTCCCCTGATGATCCTGTCGGGTTTTGAAGGGAGGCCGTTACCCGTCTACGGCAAAGGCCTGAACACACGCGACTGGCTGCATGTGGATGACCACGCCGCCGCCCTGACGACCATCGTGAAAAAAGGCACGCCTGGCGAAACTTACCTGGTTGGCGGCAATGCGGAATACACCAACATTGATGTTGTGCGCATG
Above is a genomic segment from Rhodospirillaceae bacterium containing:
- a CDS encoding class I SAM-dependent methyltransferase; this translates as MSQCRICGSVIKPFMSFGKMPIANGFLTSDGFSEEYFFELAPAICANCSMVQIIEQPDPARMFHENYAFFSGTSKYMQVHFREFATSIQDRHLSGAANPFVVELGSNDGIMLRNFAAQNIAHLGIEPSRNVAEVAQAEGVNTICEFFGETLAKKIVGEYGQADVLLAANVMCHIPDLNGVAMAAHTLLKPGGVMVFEDPYLGDVVEKTSYDQIYDEHVFVFCALSVVNAFGRHDFELVDVEPQVTHGGSMRYTLAKKGAKQPGKAVAERIARETQLGLGRAETFERFRENCEASRQQLMTVLEDLRTKGAKVAGYGATSKSTTVMNYCGITPDHISYISDTTPTKQGKYSPGTHVPIKPYEDFVADYPEYAVLFAWNHSREIMEKEQGYKAAGGKWINFVPKVTVEE
- the rfbC gene encoding dTDP-4-dehydrorhamnose 3,5-epimerase; this encodes MKVEDTAIADVKIVHLTPFPDTRGMFVETFDTLAISNLGLDASFVQDATSVSNLKGTFRGLHFQWPPHAQATLVRVVCGRIFDVAVDIRESSPTYGKSLSVILDADDWRMLYLPRGLAHGFCTLEDNCHVAYKLGDHYAPGHVGGVQLDDPDLKIDWPIEPATGIISDKDRANPRLKDLATIFK
- the rfbB gene encoding dTDP-glucose 4,6-dehydratase; amino-acid sequence: MRILITGGAGFIGSALVRFLLADESNEVINIDKLTYAANLESLNTVENNPAYHFIQGDVCDRAALKNIFSQYAPDTVMHLAAESHVDRSIEGPDDFIQTNIVGTFQILETARDYWMGLKGSRHDEFRLHHISTDEVFGSLDKDDPPFRVDHPYDPHSPYSASKAASDHLVRSWHHTYGLPVILSNCSNNYGPYQFTEKLIPLMILSGFEGRPLPVYGKGLNTRDWLHVDDHAAALTTIVKKGTPGETYLVGGNAEYTNIDVVRMICKLLDELVPESPHAPHENLISYVEDRPGHDFRYAIDDRRTREELDWSPRYGFAEGLRTTVRWYLDNRPWWQKMAKEKYDGARLGLGQKEVKNP